The genome window TTGAATTGTTCTATCAATCTCCGCCACAACCTGAAAATAAACGTTTTGATCGTTGATAATTTACATACATTAGCCGTTCCTGTGGCATATTACCTGAAGGTGTTCGTGTATGCAAACGACTAACCGAATTTTCAGGAACAGGAGCGGATGGAATGAAGCGAATGGTTCTATATATATTGGTGGCACTGTTATCCATCAGTATGGTACCGGCACAGACTGAAGCATCACCGGTTACCGGAGCATATCACTTTGGCTTCAAAAAGAGTCAAAACGGTCAGCTGCCCTCCATTGATCAGGAAGGCTTCAAATCGATCTTACAACATAACGATGCCATTTTCCTGGGGGATACAAAGCAAAAGGAATTGTATCTCACGTTTGATAACGGGTATGAGAATGGATTCACGCCTGCCATACTGGATGTTTTGCGTACCAAGAAAGTGCCAGCTGCTTTCTTTGTAACAGGTCATTATCTGAAAGATCAGCCTGAGTTGGTCAAACGCATGGCGGCTGAAGGTCATATCGTCGGTAATCATTCATGGAGTCATCCGGATATGACCCGTATCTCCAATGAAAAGCTTAAAGTGGAACTGGAGAAGGTCAAATCAGAGGTGAATCGTCTGACAGGTCAACAAGCGACCTTTTTGCGCCCACCGCGCGGAATCTTTAACAATCGCACGCTTGCGGAGAGTCATGCTCAGGGTTATGTGAATGTGTTCTGGTCTGTTGCCTACAAAGATTGGGATACCAATGTGCAACGTGGTGCACAATATGCTCATCAAGAGGTATTGAAGCAACTTCATCCAGGGGCTGTCATTTTGCTTCACTCAGTATCCAAAGATAACACGGAAGCACTCGGCTCCATTATTGATGAGGCACGCAAGCAAGGATATGTATTTAAAAGTCTGGATGATTTGCGAACCAAAAGTTATTGATTCACGTCACATAAAGAACAATGGACCCCATGTGGGTCATTCAAATGTGTAGCAAAATATGAAAGGGCATCCTGAGCGATTAAGCTCGGAATGCCCTTTTTGGCTATATCGTATATATCGTATGCCCAGTCCAAGTAGTGGATGTAACCATATACAGATCCAGAAGAAAGGAGTGGATAATACGATACGATGGTGCGTGTAATACTATAAAACAGTGTTATAGATGATTCCAATTGTTTTCGGGCCGCAGTGACTGCATATTACACACCCAGC of Paenibacillus sp. FSL R5-0517 contains these proteins:
- the pdaA gene encoding delta-lactam-biosynthetic de-N-acetylase gives rise to the protein MKRMVLYILVALLSISMVPAQTEASPVTGAYHFGFKKSQNGQLPSIDQEGFKSILQHNDAIFLGDTKQKELYLTFDNGYENGFTPAILDVLRTKKVPAAFFVTGHYLKDQPELVKRMAAEGHIVGNHSWSHPDMTRISNEKLKVELEKVKSEVNRLTGQQATFLRPPRGIFNNRTLAESHAQGYVNVFWSVAYKDWDTNVQRGAQYAHQEVLKQLHPGAVILLHSVSKDNTEALGSIIDEARKQGYVFKSLDDLRTKSY